One window of the Candidatus Phycorickettsia trachydisci genome contains the following:
- a CDS encoding PAS domain-containing sensor histidine kinase, which yields MRLDINIVDSLPVAIFWKDLLGRYLECNMNMAQLLGYGSPKDIIGKKDQDLIWSQYSHQLELGDNYVIANKKTHTTQEQVVVKDNKMTLLLTTKAPLEDSEGKLIGVIGTMLDLENNNFTNFNMTLINQMVQNSRSLALQQIKHDIKSPLTGIIALGEFITLGNLKDEEGLKDLIGHLGEASSSLSKFLDSLSSVCERSFFDPESHALVDLNALILNAINLGRPAAILKSLTIQTDLEDGILVFSNEHKLFRLVMELISNAIKYTESGGIKIIAKRIMNNTHDHGVEIKFIDTGCGMSQENLDILNQQNGLTSIKYEELEKGKGFGLGMVKSTAKTLSIDIKAAKTPQGTTIILYIKSNDDKLRK from the coding sequence ATGAGATTAGATATCAATATCGTAGATTCCTTACCTGTAGCTATATTTTGGAAAGATTTGTTAGGTAGATACCTAGAATGCAATATGAATATGGCTCAATTGTTAGGTTATGGATCTCCCAAAGATATTATTGGTAAAAAAGATCAAGATTTAATTTGGTCGCAATATTCCCACCAGCTCGAATTGGGCGATAACTATGTTATTGCCAATAAAAAAACTCATACGACTCAAGAGCAAGTCGTAGTCAAAGATAATAAAATGACTTTATTACTCACTACTAAAGCTCCCTTAGAAGATTCGGAGGGCAAATTAATTGGAGTAATAGGAACTATGTTGGATTTAGAAAACAATAATTTTACAAATTTCAACATGACTCTAATAAATCAAATGGTGCAAAATAGTAGATCTCTAGCCTTGCAACAAATTAAACATGATATCAAATCTCCTTTGACGGGAATAATCGCTTTAGGTGAATTTATTACTTTGGGTAATCTTAAAGATGAAGAGGGATTAAAAGATCTGATAGGTCATTTGGGGGAAGCTAGTAGTTCTTTAAGTAAATTTTTAGATTCTCTATCTTCTGTTTGTGAAAGGAGTTTTTTTGATCCTGAAAGTCACGCTTTAGTTGACTTAAATGCTTTAATTTTAAATGCTATAAATCTTGGAAGACCTGCTGCAATTTTGAAAAGCCTAACAATCCAAACTGATTTAGAAGATGGAATATTAGTGTTTTCTAATGAACATAAGTTATTTAGGTTGGTTATGGAACTAATTTCAAATGCAATTAAATATACAGAATCTGGGGGCATAAAGATTATTGCAAAAAGGATCATGAATAATACACATGATCATGGAGTAGAGATAAAGTTTATCGACACAGGATGTGGGATGTCTCAAGAGAATTTAGACATACTTAATCAACAAAACGGTTTAACAAGTATTAAATACGAAGAGCTTGAAAAAGGTAAGGGGTTTGGTTTGGGCATGGTTAAATCTACAGCCAAAACTTTAAGTATAGATATTAAGGCAGCTAAAACCCCTCAAGGCACTACTATTATTCTTTACATTAAATCAAATGATGACAAATTGCGAAAATAA
- a CDS encoding SDR family NAD(P)-dependent oxidoreductase: MKAFITGCTSKLGAHIVEAFEARGIEVIGHYNNNKPSVLKDAFCADFTSQQSFEELLHKIERYLPIDILINNAAIFKADAIGDFSDENFFEHVKINALAPIKLTRFIASNQKENLRVVNILDAMLLRGTTAHFTYYLSKKTLEAASILIKRSFKNVKIKNLYLPKMTTKMKIDRLNQILCHLVKL; this comes from the coding sequence ATGAAAGCTTTTATTACGGGTTGTACTAGTAAGTTAGGCGCGCATATAGTAGAAGCTTTTGAAGCTCGGGGTATTGAAGTTATAGGTCATTACAATAACAATAAGCCCAGTGTTCTCAAGGATGCATTTTGTGCAGATTTTACATCACAGCAATCGTTTGAAGAGCTATTACACAAAATAGAAAGATACTTACCCATAGATATTTTAATCAATAATGCCGCGATCTTTAAGGCAGATGCTATAGGTGACTTTTCTGATGAAAATTTTTTTGAGCATGTCAAAATCAACGCTTTAGCTCCAATCAAACTTACAAGATTTATTGCATCCAATCAAAAAGAAAATCTAAGGGTGGTCAACATCTTGGATGCAATGCTACTAAGAGGCACCACAGCTCATTTTACCTATTATCTGAGTAAAAAAACATTAGAAGCAGCTAGTATCTTGATAAAAAGATCTTTCAAAAATGTCAAAATTAAAAATTTGTATTTACCCAAAATGACAACTAAAATGAAGATAGATCGTTTAAACCAAATCTTATGTCATTTAGTGAAGTTATAG
- a CDS encoding ankyrin repeat domain-containing protein gives MKTNNLAFLAKLLYVLYNSLMQNFLGQQITNSKIMFADAKAIDLKLNDTNSVEKTDPYEDGFWDAYYTAWLKHCPKENGIMSLQCKADEEDMKSMSGIYKYKETSSVQYDLGYSDGYEEAWMNHCFGRLNRINFKACEEDTIYYLKQYIESSKEGINTAGVKAAYGLTMLHIASKFGRCELIDSLVENGADLYVKNKDSQTPLQFGIQNRQTESIKCLLQYYNNPFNSKSSVKNIKIKDVEIKSMDKTIPVAFVLSDDGNVKIISSESLDLGSFSELLEWAKDNHVDFDNSNFELNSEGYVEDSGIYYSSILSGHDLQEEL, from the coding sequence ATGAAAACAAATAATCTAGCTTTTCTAGCCAAACTACTTTATGTCTTATATAACAGCCTTATGCAAAACTTCCTGGGTCAACAAATCACTAACTCTAAGATTATGTTTGCAGATGCAAAAGCAATAGATCTTAAGCTAAATGATACGAACTCAGTAGAAAAAACTGATCCTTATGAGGATGGATTTTGGGATGCATACTATACTGCTTGGCTCAAGCATTGCCCTAAGGAAAATGGAATTATGAGTCTTCAATGTAAAGCAGATGAAGAAGATATGAAAAGTATGTCGGGGATTTATAAATATAAGGAAACTAGTTCTGTTCAATATGATTTAGGATATAGTGATGGATATGAAGAAGCATGGATGAATCATTGTTTTGGTAGACTCAATAGAATCAATTTCAAAGCTTGCGAAGAAGATACAATTTACTACTTAAAACAGTATATAGAGTCAAGTAAAGAAGGGATTAATACTGCAGGAGTAAAGGCAGCTTATGGTTTAACTATGCTACATATTGCTAGTAAGTTTGGTAGATGTGAATTAATAGATTCCCTTGTAGAAAATGGAGCTGACCTTTACGTAAAAAATAAAGACAGCCAAACGCCTTTGCAATTTGGAATACAAAATCGCCAAACAGAATCAATTAAATGCTTGTTACAATATTATAACAATCCTTTTAATTCAAAATCTTCTGTGAAAAATATAAAAATTAAGGATGTGGAGATAAAAAGCATGGATAAAACAATACCTGTAGCATTTGTTCTGTCTGATGATGGTAATGTAAAAATTATTAGTTCTGAATCTTTAGATTTGGGGAGTTTTAGTGAACTTTTAGAATGGGCAAAAGATAACCATGTGGATTTTGACAATAGTAATTTTGAGTTAAACTCCGAAGGTTACGTTGAAGATAGTGGAATTTACTATAGCAGTATTTTATCTGGTCATGATTTACAAGAAGAGTTGTAA
- a CDS encoding response regulator, whose translation MMTNCENNKILIIDDHPLGCKVAARLLENMGWNVKTAYNGYDGLKAAQEDYCMILLDLNLPDIQGLELAQKLRDKNHLKETKIIAVTGDVKHGLDYYALYGIDAILSKPFTAKQISQLVISN comes from the coding sequence ATGATGACAAATTGCGAAAATAATAAAATATTAATCATAGATGATCATCCTTTAGGATGTAAGGTAGCTGCTCGTCTCTTGGAAAACATGGGATGGAATGTCAAAACCGCTTACAATGGATACGATGGTTTGAAAGCTGCCCAAGAAGATTATTGTATGATTTTACTAGATTTAAATTTGCCAGATATCCAAGGTCTAGAGTTGGCTCAAAAATTAAGAGATAAAAATCACCTCAAAGAGACAAAAATCATAGCTGTTACCGGAGATGTAAAGCATGGTTTAGATTATTACGCCCTTTATGGCATAGATGCTATTTTATCCAAGCCTTTTACGGCAAAGCAAATAAGTCAGTTAGTCATTTCTAATTAA
- a CDS encoding ankyrin repeat domain-containing protein — translation MNESLNNDFLDAVNRGDILSIRDLISRGANIEIKDAQGQTPLLILSKKGYLSAVRVLIEAGCDLKAKDHNNQNALHKVVLEGGFFQKESILSELLDTKQVGYDLKDDQGKSPLEYAKEKCSNLKYPNDTLEKILDVKCKDLLQAEDFDTLLSDQDLIIHLIKAGSPSISDLIDREIEINIHATGVCYKKPPLYYAFRNGHKDLFKKLIDKGADIACLELAENLPVNSNYPALRADCDMLDILTRLGFDINAQDEQGKSALHLALEYSQKDTAEALIKLGCDVNLSDNNGRYPLHKVMHAELEPADKILLIDLLFAHDAKVKVTDKQGKNPLHKAMEIYYMSPEVKVNIINRLLAKGIDINDRDCYGQTAFRKALDVYLNAEERFRHDKDMDVLDRLLANGADVNISDNNENTFDTIIFDAPPYSRWSPDLLQHILNKAEVNNPNHLGQNLLHIAAKHRNVNVETFENILQKYPDAFSCADKEGRLPLHLAVKTGGLERCSVFLEKFPDSVNICDNQGRIPLHYIHYGVKDMVKLLIKYGSKIDTPDKYGETPADKAAIGSMIDGLEELLDKGATFQMKEEFTHRPRNLLHCAIGCGATLTALYLIKNDFDILQENNKGLNSLSMAIEHNQTPIALALIDKDESSLPITMNKGKVPLDYAIEKRNFKVISKLLDFVPIDFKQFENLITIINKTDQIVFMRIMVKLLDPKTWVVVKDHRVYQEAFKKVSEQVDQFKKEKKEYSKLEDLRDIIKSLKNILNDPNYFDFLDTKKALMKSCENLLSYVEDEYSALSEDHFKYLLSKSGLDNSDANVIKHIIGYLKYEGHKLLEVSKSGIAIEGLTGQTQTIQDSDDAPEVQQAGTSIDNESEVTT, via the coding sequence ATGAATGAATCATTAAATAATGACTTTTTAGATGCAGTAAATAGGGGCGATATATTATCGATCAGGGATCTTATATCTCGGGGAGCAAACATAGAAATAAAGGATGCCCAAGGTCAAACTCCTCTGCTTATACTCTCTAAAAAAGGTTATTTATCAGCTGTGCGAGTTTTAATAGAAGCTGGATGTGACCTAAAAGCCAAAGATCATAACAATCAAAATGCTTTGCATAAAGTAGTTTTAGAAGGAGGTTTTTTTCAGAAGGAAAGTATACTAAGCGAGCTGTTAGATACGAAACAAGTGGGATATGATTTAAAAGATGATCAAGGCAAAAGTCCATTGGAATATGCAAAAGAAAAATGTTCTAATTTGAAATATCCAAATGATACATTGGAGAAAATCCTTGATGTTAAATGCAAAGATCTTCTACAAGCAGAAGATTTTGATACCTTACTTTCAGATCAAGATCTGATTATCCATTTAATTAAAGCAGGATCTCCTAGCATCTCTGATTTAATAGATCGTGAGATCGAAATCAATATACACGCTACAGGCGTTTGTTATAAAAAACCTCCCTTATATTATGCATTCAGAAATGGTCATAAAGATTTATTTAAAAAATTAATTGACAAAGGTGCTGATATTGCCTGTTTAGAGTTAGCTGAAAATTTGCCAGTGAACTCTAATTATCCAGCATTAAGAGCAGATTGCGATATGCTAGATATTTTAACAAGACTAGGTTTTGATATTAACGCCCAAGATGAACAGGGTAAGAGTGCTTTACACTTAGCTCTAGAATATAGCCAAAAAGATACTGCTGAGGCTTTAATTAAGCTAGGGTGCGATGTTAATTTATCAGATAATAATGGTAGGTATCCATTGCATAAAGTTATGCATGCAGAATTAGAACCCGCAGATAAAATTCTGCTGATTGATTTACTTTTTGCGCATGATGCTAAGGTAAAGGTCACCGATAAACAAGGTAAAAACCCTTTACATAAAGCTATGGAGATATATTACATGTCACCAGAAGTAAAAGTTAATATCATAAATAGACTCTTAGCAAAAGGTATTGATATTAATGATAGAGATTGTTATGGTCAAACGGCTTTCAGAAAAGCACTAGATGTATATTTAAATGCAGAGGAGCGTTTTCGACATGACAAAGATATGGACGTTTTGGACAGGCTACTAGCAAATGGAGCAGATGTCAATATATCTGATAATAATGAAAATACCTTTGATACAATTATATTTGATGCCCCGCCTTATAGCAGATGGTCTCCAGACTTGCTTCAGCATATACTAAATAAAGCAGAAGTGAATAATCCTAACCATTTAGGGCAAAATCTCCTTCATATAGCAGCAAAGCATCGAAATGTGAACGTAGAAACTTTTGAAAATATTTTACAAAAATACCCTGACGCTTTCTCTTGCGCAGATAAAGAAGGGCGCCTCCCTTTACACCTAGCCGTTAAAACAGGAGGTCTTGAGAGATGCTCCGTGTTTTTAGAAAAATTTCCTGATTCAGTAAACATTTGTGATAACCAAGGGCGCATTCCTTTACATTACATACATTACGGAGTTAAAGATATGGTGAAGTTATTGATTAAATATGGAAGTAAGATTGATACCCCTGATAAATATGGAGAAACTCCTGCAGATAAAGCAGCAATAGGTTCTATGATCGATGGATTAGAAGAGTTATTAGATAAAGGCGCAACTTTTCAAATGAAAGAAGAATTTACGCATCGTCCACGAAATCTACTACACTGTGCCATCGGCTGTGGGGCGACTCTTACAGCTCTTTACCTAATAAAAAATGATTTTGATATTCTTCAAGAAAATAATAAAGGACTTAACTCTCTAAGTATGGCAATAGAGCATAACCAAACACCTATAGCACTGGCCTTAATCGACAAAGATGAAAGCTCATTACCTATTACGATGAACAAGGGAAAAGTTCCTTTAGATTATGCGATAGAAAAGAGGAATTTCAAAGTAATCTCCAAACTGTTAGATTTTGTTCCTATAGATTTTAAGCAGTTTGAGAATCTTATAACGATAATTAATAAAACTGATCAGATAGTATTTATGCGCATAATGGTTAAATTGCTTGATCCTAAAACTTGGGTAGTAGTAAAGGATCATAGAGTTTATCAAGAAGCTTTCAAAAAAGTATCTGAGCAAGTTGATCAGTTTAAAAAAGAAAAAAAGGAATATTCTAAACTAGAAGATTTACGTGATATCATTAAATCATTAAAAAACATTTTAAACGATCCAAACTATTTTGATTTTCTTGATACGAAAAAAGCATTGATGAAATCATGCGAAAATTTATTGTCTTACGTAGAGGATGAGTATTCAGCTTTATCTGAGGATCATTTTAAGTATCTATTATCAAAATCTGGTCTTGATAACTCTGATGCTAACGTAATAAAACATATTATTGGATATTTAAAATATGAAGGTCATAAGCTTCTTGAAGTTTCCAAATCTGGTATTGCTATAGAGGGTCTGACAGGGCAAACTCAGACTATTCAAGATTCAGACGATGCTCCTGAAGTACAACAAGCTGGGACATCTATTGACAATGAGAGTGAAGTTACAACCTAA
- a CDS encoding DUF2672 domain-containing protein, whose protein sequence is MSFSEVIVAFIIGVLVLKPEDLKSLIRNFYQLKRYLTDLGNQIFIPLQEELEDLEEKMLEDSDEINFYLEKIANLNQKYEGDYSLEKIKQHYYDILKNSLKS, encoded by the coding sequence ATGTCATTTAGTGAAGTTATAGTAGCTTTTATTATTGGAGTTTTAGTCTTAAAACCAGAAGACTTAAAATCTTTGATTAGAAATTTTTATCAACTAAAAAGATATTTAACTGACTTAGGGAATCAAATTTTTATACCTCTACAAGAAGAGCTTGAGGATTTAGAAGAAAAAATGCTCGAAGACAGTGATGAAATCAACTTCTATTTAGAGAAAATTGCTAATTTAAACCAGAAATACGAAGGTGATTATTCATTAGAAAAAATAAAACAGCATTATTATGATATTTTAAAAAATTCTCTTAAATCTTAG
- a CDS encoding phosphatidate cytidylyltransferase, whose protein sequence is MYSHLHLRILSSVVIFIIFTFVTVLSRKGYVVLIGLVGLFMGIEWRRMTYKTSYAKYGLILIMPILCLLYLRFFYNYHFALLYFYGIWATDTFAMLGGKTFGGPKLVRKISPLKTWSGLLCGCIASAMIWDMGYYFFELRSLSVNPLFYGFINGLVAQASDIFISYFKRKSDIKDSGNLIPGHGGFLDRFDSIIFSAPLLLWMLK, encoded by the coding sequence ATGTATAGTCACCTACATTTGCGAATTCTATCTTCTGTAGTTATATTTATTATCTTCACCTTTGTCACTGTACTTAGTAGAAAAGGATATGTTGTGTTAATTGGTCTTGTAGGACTATTTATGGGCATAGAGTGGAGGAGAATGACGTATAAAACCAGCTATGCCAAATATGGTTTGATTTTAATAATGCCCATATTATGTTTGCTTTATCTAAGGTTTTTCTATAATTATCATTTTGCTTTGCTGTATTTCTACGGTATCTGGGCTACCGACACATTTGCTATGTTAGGAGGAAAAACATTTGGGGGTCCCAAATTAGTACGTAAGATTAGCCCTCTGAAGACCTGGAGTGGTCTTTTATGTGGTTGTATAGCATCTGCTATGATCTGGGATATGGGTTATTACTTTTTTGAATTGAGAAGTTTATCTGTAAATCCTCTGTTTTATGGATTTATTAACGGTCTTGTAGCTCAGGCTAGCGATATTTTCATTTCTTACTTTAAGAGAAAAAGCGATATTAAGGATTCTGGAAACTTAATACCTGGACATGGAGGTTTTTTGGATAGGTTTGATAGTATAATTTTTTCTGCTCCGCTTTTACTTTGGATGCTAAAATAA
- a CDS encoding UDP-glucose dehydrogenase family protein codes for MKISIIGTGYVGLVAGAVFSNNGLNTCCIDIDAEKIKLLSTGKSPIYEPLLEEQISSGIRKNTLTFSTKYNSIADSEAIFLAVGTPDLPNGSANLSYLYGAIDQVSKLIKKDAILVIKSTVPPNTCKDIKKYLEKLALANEVVMNPEFLRQGSAVNDFLNPDRIVIGCSSLDAKDKMLKVYENWKDIPKVITDTTTAEMIKYAANSFLATKVAFINEMADLCHHFDGDINMLSYALGLDKRIGKGALKAGPGYGGSCFPKDVSALIHVSKNTGNHILKAVHQANSQRPRLMVEKIKKIVGNVKGKKIGVLGLSFKANTDDIRFSPAIKIVSLLKDAIITAFDPAAMDNAKRVLPDIRYATTLCEVAESADCLLILTEWEDFKDIDYNLIFSKMAKPVIIDLRNLVDKHKLRKIGFSYFAL; via the coding sequence ATGAAAATTAGCATAATTGGTACAGGTTACGTAGGTCTTGTTGCTGGAGCTGTATTTAGCAATAATGGACTTAATACTTGCTGCATTGACATAGATGCAGAAAAAATTAAACTTTTATCCACAGGCAAATCGCCTATCTATGAACCCCTTCTTGAAGAACAAATATCATCTGGTATTAGAAAGAATACCTTAACATTTTCTACTAAATACAATTCTATAGCTGATTCAGAGGCAATATTTTTGGCTGTCGGTACTCCTGATTTACCAAATGGAAGTGCCAACTTATCATATCTTTATGGCGCAATTGATCAAGTTTCTAAATTAATCAAAAAAGATGCCATTTTAGTCATTAAATCAACGGTACCTCCAAATACATGCAAAGATATAAAAAAATATTTGGAAAAATTAGCTCTTGCAAATGAAGTTGTTATGAATCCAGAATTTTTAAGACAAGGAAGTGCGGTAAACGACTTTTTAAATCCTGACAGGATCGTGATAGGTTGCAGTAGCCTTGACGCCAAAGACAAAATGTTGAAGGTATATGAAAATTGGAAAGATATACCAAAGGTCATAACTGATACTACTACTGCGGAGATGATTAAATATGCTGCAAACTCATTCTTAGCCACCAAGGTTGCCTTCATCAATGAAATGGCTGATTTATGCCACCATTTTGATGGAGATATTAATATGCTATCTTATGCTTTGGGTCTTGATAAAAGGATCGGGAAGGGGGCATTAAAAGCGGGACCTGGATACGGGGGATCATGCTTTCCTAAAGATGTAAGTGCTTTAATACATGTATCTAAAAACACTGGCAATCATATTCTTAAAGCCGTACACCAGGCAAATAGTCAGCGTCCAAGATTGATGGTAGAAAAGATAAAAAAAATAGTAGGCAATGTTAAAGGTAAGAAGATTGGGGTATTAGGCTTAAGCTTTAAAGCAAATACTGATGACATTAGATTTAGTCCCGCTATTAAAATTGTCAGTTTATTAAAAGATGCTATTATAACTGCCTTTGACCCAGCTGCGATGGATAATGCAAAAAGAGTTTTACCTGATATTCGTTACGCAACAACACTTTGCGAAGTAGCAGAAAGTGCCGATTGTCTATTAATTTTAACCGAATGGGAAGATTTTAAAGATATAGACTATAACTTGATTTTCTCTAAAATGGCAAAGCCTGTTATAATAGATTTAAGAAATCTTGTAGATAAACACAAGTTACGAAAAATAGGGTTTAGTTACTTTGCATTATAA
- a CDS encoding GNAT family N-acetyltransferase, whose translation MALVCKLNLYNFWLFIPYLLARYKVFVREDGRLLFTEFDLQDFTSSHYVLLHQGHVIGTARVIYQANVAQIGRIAVIKKYRNQGYGKLLMRQLISMIQETHKTQTVSLLALEPNLVSFYMKLGFKEDGIVYLEQLPFIKMSKLLHN comes from the coding sequence ATGGCTTTAGTCTGCAAACTGAATCTTTATAACTTTTGGCTTTTTATACCTTACTTATTGGCTAGGTATAAAGTTTTTGTTCGCGAAGATGGCAGACTCTTGTTTACAGAATTTGATCTACAAGACTTCACAAGCTCTCATTATGTACTTTTGCACCAGGGTCATGTTATAGGTACTGCTAGGGTGATATATCAAGCAAACGTAGCTCAGATAGGTAGGATAGCTGTAATAAAAAAATATAGAAACCAAGGATACGGTAAATTGTTAATGCGTCAGCTAATCAGCATGATACAAGAAACACATAAAACTCAAACCGTTAGCTTGTTGGCTCTTGAACCAAATTTAGTAAGTTTTTACATGAAATTAGGTTTTAAAGAAGACGGTATTGTTTATCTGGAACAATTGCCGTTCATTAAAATGTCCAAACTCCTTCATAATTAA